A genomic region of Noviherbaspirillum sp. L7-7A contains the following coding sequences:
- a CDS encoding histidine triad nucleotide-binding protein — protein MDNCIFCKITAGQIPSKKVHEDEDLIAFHDINPAAPVHVLIVPKQHIPTLADCTEQHSALLGKMLLLAPRLAQQLGCGYEADGGANGSGGFKTLFNTGPDGGQEVYHLHLHVIGGPRPWRGQR, from the coding sequence TTGGACAACTGTATTTTCTGCAAGATCACCGCGGGGCAGATTCCCTCGAAGAAGGTGCATGAAGACGAGGATCTGATCGCCTTCCACGACATCAATCCGGCGGCGCCCGTGCATGTTCTTATTGTGCCGAAGCAACACATTCCGACACTGGCCGACTGCACGGAACAGCACTCTGCTTTGTTAGGTAAAATGCTGCTTCTGGCGCCCAGGCTGGCGCAACAATTAGGCTGCGGATACGAGGCCGATGGCGGCGCCAATGGCTCTGGCGGCTTCAAGACCCTGTTCAATACTGGTCCGGATGGTGGACAAGAGGTATACCATCTTCATCTGCATGTGATCGGCGGACCGCGTCCCTGGCGCGGCCAACGGTAG
- the hisI gene encoding phosphoribosyl-AMP cyclohydrolase, with the protein MSVKAKWLNKVRWDEHGLVPVIAQEVGSNDVLMFAWMNREALARTAESGQAVYWSRSRKKLWHKGEESGHVQKVHELRLDCDEDVVLLKVEQVDGIACHTGRHSCFFQKFEGSAADGEWVAVDPVLKNPDSIYK; encoded by the coding sequence ATGAGCGTCAAGGCGAAATGGTTGAACAAGGTGCGCTGGGACGAGCACGGCCTGGTGCCGGTGATTGCCCAGGAGGTCGGCAGCAACGACGTGCTGATGTTTGCCTGGATGAACCGGGAAGCGCTGGCGCGCACGGCCGAATCGGGCCAGGCGGTCTACTGGAGCCGCTCGCGCAAGAAACTGTGGCACAAGGGCGAGGAATCGGGCCATGTGCAGAAGGTGCATGAACTGCGCCTGGACTGCGACGAGGACGTGGTGCTGCTCAAGGTCGAACAGGTGGACGGCATTGCCTGCCACACCGGCCGGCATTCCTGCTTCTTCCAAAAATTCGAGGGCAGCGCCGCCGACGGCGAATGGGTCGCGGTCGACCCGGTCTTGAAGAATCCCGACAGCATCTACAAGTAA
- a CDS encoding phosphoribosyl-ATP diphosphatase produces the protein MSDTLNRLAQVIESRKPANGGDPEKSYVSRLFAKGDDAILKKIGEEATETVMAAKDARVDGDASRVLYECADLWFHTLVMLAQFNLTPDDVLKELARREGISGIEEKASRSLKHD, from the coding sequence ATGAGCGACACCCTGAACCGCCTGGCGCAAGTCATCGAGTCACGCAAGCCCGCCAACGGCGGCGATCCGGAGAAATCCTATGTCAGCCGGCTGTTCGCCAAGGGCGACGACGCGATCCTGAAGAAGATCGGCGAGGAAGCCACCGAGACCGTGATGGCCGCCAAGGATGCGCGGGTCGATGGCGATGCGTCCAGGGTGCTGTATGAGTGCGCCGACCTCTGGTTTCATACGCTTGTCATGCTGGCGCAGTTTAATCTCACGCCGGACGATGTACTGAAGGAACTGGCGCGGCGGGAAGGCATCTCGGGTATCGAGGAAAAGGCCAGCCGCAGCCTGAAGCACGACTGA
- the tatA gene encoding Sec-independent protein translocase subunit TatA yields the protein MGSFSVWHWLIVLVIVMLVFGTKKIGNMGSDLGKAVKGFKDGVKGEEDRVAGAPPTVADKGTIDVETKEKNRT from the coding sequence ATGGGTTCATTTAGCGTCTGGCACTGGCTGATCGTTCTGGTCATCGTGATGCTGGTATTCGGCACCAAGAAGATCGGCAACATGGGTTCCGACCTCGGCAAGGCAGTGAAGGGCTTCAAGGATGGCGTCAAGGGCGAGGAAGACCGCGTCGCCGGCGCGCCGCCGACCGTGGCCGACAAGGGCACCATCGACGTCGAAACCAAAGAAAAGAACCGGACCTGA